From the Metamycoplasma hominis ATCC 23114 genome, one window contains:
- a CDS encoding MATE family efflux transporter, producing MKNKEIDAKQAKQERAEKLFGQTPIKKAIWIVAIPSLLAAIMAGLYGFIDQIFILNLVPKNRNIFGNNESEIVQFLNPALHSGGFFSDYKIMIEQYNLHSITKLAEITPNSIVSTASAVFGPLILFSNAIVFLVPVGASIYYTKCVSKQLKRAGQDLWATMFWFTVALSLFATLVSFVFIWSGLLNVLAGETHIDYNIARIAGIDPNALQDYYSAAYSLSIKWAKQFLYIYASGTILQGLTLYLSYFIRAEGYNSYVMICAIVANVINVACDALFIICFKMGVLGGVMATIVGWTFNTITYFAYISIKIKQNKSWLSLSHLFKFKFKKELLGPTFLLGASGFLRIFGISFSFLIMNILITKTSFSMPDYFQYYWAKTQPIIMLFLTSIFGINDGARSLFTYNYSLRNMDRCKQVYKWTILIAILYSVLVYIFIALTSNNLWIWVLNIDPDRIAGTSVFIKVMSLRIIAVSFVVVSLLAFQGSNDIAKSIFASIFENFICFVIIVPIGYGIAWGIFNHDSANRVISNWIIIAVFVFNCVFASSILMLYSWWFVYKKMPYIDQAKVSWSRRIEHKFFEHAEKQEELYNAQMQQEQVNESNNLKQ from the coding sequence ATGAAAAACAAAGAAATAGATGCTAAACAAGCAAAACAAGAAAGAGCAGAAAAATTATTTGGCCAAACGCCAATAAAAAAAGCAATTTGAATTGTTGCTATTCCAAGTTTGCTTGCTGCAATTATGGCTGGACTATATGGATTTATTGACCAAATTTTTATTTTGAATTTGGTTCCAAAAAATAGAAACATCTTTGGAAATAATGAAAGTGAAATTGTTCAATTTTTAAATCCTGCCTTGCATAGTGGTGGATTTTTTAGTGATTATAAGATAATGATTGAACAATATAATTTACATTCAATTACGAAATTAGCTGAAATTACTCCTAATAGTATTGTTTCAACTGCGTCGGCAGTATTTGGCCCATTAATATTATTTTCTAATGCAATAGTATTTTTAGTACCTGTTGGAGCTTCAATTTATTACACTAAATGTGTAAGTAAGCAACTAAAACGGGCTGGCCAAGATTTATGGGCGACAATGTTTTGGTTTACGGTTGCGCTTTCCTTATTTGCCACGTTAGTATCTTTTGTGTTTATATGAAGTGGATTACTAAATGTATTAGCAGGCGAAACTCATATTGATTATAATATTGCTAGAATAGCCGGCATAGATCCTAATGCTTTGCAAGATTATTACAGTGCTGCATATTCATTAAGCATAAAATGAGCAAAGCAATTTCTATATATTTATGCATCAGGAACAATATTACAAGGATTAACCCTTTATCTATCTTATTTTATAAGAGCAGAAGGCTATAACAGTTATGTAATGATTTGTGCTATAGTTGCAAACGTAATAAATGTTGCTTGTGATGCATTATTTATTATTTGCTTTAAAATGGGAGTTTTGGGCGGCGTCATGGCAACCATTGTAGGTTGAACATTTAACACAATTACTTATTTTGCTTATATTTCAATAAAGATTAAGCAAAATAAATCCTGGTTATCTCTTTCGCACCTATTCAAATTTAAATTTAAAAAAGAATTATTGGGACCAACATTCTTACTTGGTGCAAGTGGATTTTTAAGAATTTTTGGAATAAGTTTTTCATTTTTAATTATGAATATTTTAATTACTAAGACCTCATTTTCAATGCCTGATTATTTCCAATATTATTGAGCAAAAACCCAACCAATTATTATGTTGTTCTTGACATCAATATTTGGTATAAATGATGGCGCTAGAAGCTTATTTACATATAATTATTCACTAAGAAACATGGATAGATGTAAACAAGTATATAAATGAACTATATTGATAGCTATTCTATATTCAGTTCTTGTTTATATATTTATTGCCTTAACATCTAATAATTTGTGAATATGAGTTTTAAACATAGACCCAGATAGAATTGCGGGAACTAGTGTATTTATTAAGGTTATGTCGCTTAGAATAATTGCCGTTTCATTTGTTGTTGTTTCATTGTTAGCATTTCAAGGTTCAAATGATATTGCAAAGTCTATCTTTGCCTCAATATTTGAAAACTTTATTTGCTTTGTAATAATTGTTCCTATTGGATATGGAATTGCTTGAGGAATATTTAATCATGATTCTGCCAACAGAGTAATTTCAAATTGAATCATTATTGCTGTGTTTGTTTTCAACTGTGTATTTGCTTCATCAATATTGATGCTTTATTCATGATGATTTGTCTATAAGAAAATGCCTTATATCGATCAAGCAAAAGTTAGTTGAAGTAGAAGAATTGAACATAAGTTTTTTGAACACGCAGAAAAACAAGAAGAACTATACAATGCTCAAATGCAACAAGAACAAGTTAATGAAAGTAATAATTTAAAGCAATAA
- a CDS encoding ATP-dependent Clp protease ATP-binding subunit: protein MEASYTPYEQEKDPLKEFGRNLTELATQNKLEPVINRDEEIRSLVRILSRKTKNNPVLVGEPGVGKTAIVEGLARKIVENQVPENLKGKQLIEIDLPALVAGTQYRGQFEERLKKVLKKIDEANGEIILFIDEIHMIIGAGGTGDSNMDAANILKPMMARGQLHLIGATTLDEYRKYIEKDPALERRMQKILISEPSIEDTITILRGIKERFEAYHEVKIDDSAIVSAANLSARYIADRFLPDKAIDLIDEAASNIKTEMNYLPEPLEKINYQIARLEIEKAALTNDSETKQTAIKNKERILEIDKELNTLKLQKVDLEKRWKQEKEDIQKFSSIKENIEELNRKLPLLQSEGKYVEASKIMYVLVPELIKTRDELEQKIQSRKNRLIKEVVDAEEVADIVSKWTNIPINRLLENQKQKILNLSETLKKRVKGQDQAIELISDAIKRSKANINDPNRPIGSFLFLGPTGVGKTELAKSLAEALFDDENHIVRLDMSEYMEKHSVSKLIGSPPGYIGYDNGGQLTEKIRQNPYSIVLFDEIEKANSDVLNILLQILDNGTLTDSTGRVVNFKNTIIIMTSNIGSSEIINKSLTIDGVRALLLRSFRPEFINRIDEIVPFNPLSPAVVCDIVKLELSKLKKRVINNHNLVINFDDKIVKFVADNAYDSAFGARPIKRYIQKNIENKLAMEIIKGNLVEGDVALLTVSNNNVIELQTNN, encoded by the coding sequence ATGGAAGCAAGTTATACACCTTATGAACAAGAAAAAGATCCCTTGAAGGAATTTGGTCGAAACTTAACTGAGTTAGCTACGCAGAACAAACTAGAACCTGTTATAAACCGTGATGAAGAAATAAGATCACTAGTTAGAATTTTGTCAAGAAAAACTAAAAATAATCCCGTTTTAGTTGGCGAACCCGGCGTAGGTAAAACAGCAATTGTTGAAGGCCTAGCAAGGAAAATTGTTGAAAATCAAGTTCCAGAAAACCTAAAAGGTAAACAATTAATTGAAATTGATTTACCTGCATTGGTTGCCGGAACACAATATCGTGGTCAATTTGAAGAAAGACTAAAAAAAGTATTGAAAAAGATTGATGAAGCAAATGGTGAAATCATTCTTTTCATTGATGAAATTCATATGATAATTGGCGCCGGAGGAACTGGCGATAGCAATATGGATGCGGCGAATATATTGAAACCTATGATGGCAAGAGGACAATTGCATCTAATTGGGGCAACAACATTGGATGAATATAGAAAATATATTGAAAAAGATCCGGCCCTTGAAAGAAGAATGCAAAAAATTTTAATTTCAGAACCTTCAATTGAAGATACCATTACTATATTGCGTGGTATAAAAGAAAGATTTGAAGCATATCATGAAGTTAAAATTGACGACTCTGCTATAGTTTCGGCAGCAAATTTATCAGCAAGATATATTGCAGATAGATTTTTGCCTGATAAAGCAATAGATTTAATTGATGAAGCAGCATCAAATATAAAAACTGAAATGAACTATTTGCCTGAACCTCTAGAAAAAATTAATTATCAAATTGCTAGATTAGAAATTGAAAAAGCTGCTCTAACAAATGATAGTGAAACAAAGCAAACAGCCATTAAAAATAAAGAAAGAATTTTAGAAATAGATAAAGAACTAAATACCTTAAAATTGCAAAAAGTTGACCTTGAAAAACGCTGGAAGCAAGAAAAAGAAGATATTCAAAAATTTTCTTCAATTAAAGAAAACATTGAAGAATTGAATAGAAAATTGCCTTTACTACAAAGTGAAGGAAAATATGTCGAAGCTTCTAAAATTATGTATGTTTTAGTTCCTGAATTAATTAAAACTAGAGATGAATTGGAACAAAAAATACAATCAAGGAAAAATCGTTTAATCAAGGAAGTTGTTGATGCTGAAGAAGTTGCAGATATTGTTTCAAAATGAACAAATATTCCAATTAATAGATTACTAGAAAACCAAAAACAAAAAATTTTGAATTTGTCTGAAACATTAAAAAAGAGAGTGAAAGGTCAAGATCAAGCAATTGAACTAATCTCTGATGCAATCAAGCGTTCTAAAGCAAACATCAATGACCCAAATAGACCAATTGGTTCGTTCCTATTTTTAGGACCAACTGGTGTTGGTAAAACTGAACTTGCAAAAAGTTTAGCAGAAGCCTTGTTTGATGATGAAAATCACATTGTAAGATTAGACATGTCTGAATATATGGAAAAACACAGCGTGTCAAAATTAATTGGATCGCCTCCAGGTTATATTGGTTATGATAACGGGGGACAACTAACTGAAAAAATTAGACAAAATCCTTACTCAATAGTTTTATTTGATGAAATTGAAAAAGCAAATTCAGATGTTTTAAATATATTGTTACAAATATTGGACAATGGTACCTTAACAGATAGTACAGGAAGGGTAGTAAACTTTAAAAACACAATAATTATCATGACTTCAAACATTGGAAGTAGTGAAATTATAAATAAGAGTTTAACCATTGATGGGGTAAGGGCATTATTATTAAGAAGTTTTAGACCAGAATTTATTAATAGAATCGATGAAATAGTACCATTCAACCCATTAAGCCCTGCCGTTGTTTGCGACATTGTAAAACTAGAATTATCAAAACTAAAGAAAAGAGTTATTAATAACCATAATTTAGTAATTAATTTTGATGATAAAATAGTTAAATTCGTTGCTGATAACGCTTACGATTCCGCTTTTGGCGCTCGTCCAATTAAAAGATATATTCAAAAAAACATTGAAAACAAATTAGCAATGGAAATCATAAAAGGAAATTTAGTTGAAGGTGACGTTGCCTTATTAACAGTTTCAAATAATAATGTTATTGAATTACAAACAAATAATTAA
- a CDS encoding F0F1 ATP synthase subunit A, with product MDRILRLHWFGGPVNPGEVSSFNDNQLFTLIILVALIFIISILIFVAIKRQKVDKAPNTVVLMVESIIKNSDEFISETHGNKFDKMNPYFISLFAFLILGNMLSLVGLAPIGTGLSAIFAATVISWLGTHIIGFIYKKFKYLFKILNPLEASSNFSPLISLTFRMYGNILGGVVLVALVSLFLNNIWTKIIGANLESPSAELNPIGLLILPAFNLYFDIFDSFIQAFVFMILTISYWMQSAEEDIKEKHKDKIKEWKQEILKNKQNKNNIDNKNNETSVVEATI from the coding sequence ATGGATAGAATTTTACGTCTTCATTGATTTGGTGGTCCAGTTAACCCTGGCGAAGTAAGCAGCTTCAATGACAACCAATTATTTACTTTAATTATTTTAGTTGCTTTAATTTTTATTATTTCAATACTAATTTTTGTAGCAATAAAAAGACAAAAAGTTGATAAAGCACCTAATACAGTTGTATTAATGGTTGAAAGTATAATAAAAAACAGTGATGAATTTATTTCTGAAACCCATGGCAATAAATTTGACAAAATGAATCCTTATTTTATTTCATTATTTGCCTTCTTGATTTTAGGAAATATGCTTTCATTAGTTGGTTTAGCCCCAATTGGAACTGGTTTGTCAGCAATTTTTGCTGCCACTGTTATAAGTTGACTTGGAACACACATCATTGGATTCATATATAAAAAATTTAAGTATTTATTTAAAATTCTTAATCCCTTAGAAGCATCATCAAACTTTTCACCATTAATAAGTTTAACTTTCCGTATGTATGGAAACATACTTGGAGGAGTTGTATTGGTTGCACTAGTAAGTTTATTCTTAAATAATATTTGAACCAAAATTATTGGCGCTAACTTAGAATCACCTTCAGCTGAGTTAAACCCTATTGGGTTATTGATCTTGCCAGCATTTAATTTATATTTTGATATTTTTGATAGTTTCATTCAAGCATTTGTATTTATGATTTTAACAATTTCATATTGAATGCAATCTGCTGAAGAAGATATAAAAGAAAAACATAAAGACAAAATAAAAGAATGAAAACAAGAAATCTTAAAAAATAAACAAAATAAAAATAATATAGATAATAAAAATAATGAAACCTCAGTAGTAGAGGCAACTATTTAG
- the atpE gene encoding ATP synthase F0 subunit C → MDKLENIVNAFNTASAGVNSKEAGVNYPLAYGLTMLGAGIAVLGSGLVSIGQGLAVAKACEAVGRNPEALSKIRTLLILGLGIVETGSIYCLVISLLLIFV, encoded by the coding sequence ATGGATAAATTAGAAAATATTGTTAATGCATTCAATACAGCATCAGCAGGTGTTAATAGTAAAGAAGCAGGAGTGAACTACCCTCTAGCATATGGTTTAACAATGTTAGGAGCAGGTATTGCTGTTCTTGGCTCAGGTTTAGTTTCTATTGGTCAAGGTTTAGCCGTTGCTAAAGCCTGTGAAGCTGTTGGAAGAAATCCAGAAGCACTTTCAAAAATTCGTACATTGTTAATTTTGGGTTTAGGTATTGTTGAAACCGGATCTATTTATTGTTTAGTTATTTCATTATTGCTAATCTTCGTTTAA
- a CDS encoding ATP synthase F0 subunit B — protein sequence MFQNFANLLSQSQNAIAAAKPSASAKIAEELNKTFNGLTFNWPFFVFSLISLGLVVLIITLLVYKPIKKLIKNRQELIQKNIDTSILAKENALKVQEENDKKIIEANNQAALIINHAKSESERIVNASTIAAKKQSELLLDQAQILINKKQSELEQAQKKIIVENAVELAKKIIGREIRNEDNIKLINEVLED from the coding sequence ATGTTTCAAAATTTTGCAAATTTATTAAGCCAATCGCAAAATGCAATTGCAGCAGCTAAGCCATCTGCTTCTGCTAAAATTGCAGAAGAACTAAACAAAACTTTTAATGGTTTAACATTTAATTGACCATTCTTTGTTTTTTCATTAATAAGCTTAGGCCTAGTTGTTTTGATTATTACTTTATTGGTTTATAAACCCATAAAGAAATTAATTAAAAACCGCCAAGAACTTATTCAAAAAAATATTGATACTTCAATATTAGCAAAAGAAAATGCTTTAAAAGTTCAAGAAGAAAATGATAAAAAAATTATTGAAGCTAATAATCAAGCAGCTTTAATAATTAATCATGCTAAATCAGAAAGTGAAAGAATTGTCAACGCAAGCACGATTGCTGCTAAAAAACAATCTGAACTCTTATTAGATCAAGCACAAATTTTGATTAATAAAAAGCAATCTGAGCTAGAACAAGCGCAAAAGAAAATAATAGTAGAAAATGCTGTTGAATTAGCCAAGAAAATTATTGGCCGTGAAATTAGAAATGAAGATAACATTAAATTAATTAATGAAGTCTTAGAAGATTAA
- a CDS encoding F0F1 ATP synthase subunit delta: MQDFNEIIYNWAYAIYDLTNENKNLALVSNEAAEITRLLKKNKDYLYVLNSYDIDENEKYRLIDEAFSKYNFYLVNTLKLAAKQHVIKYIIVILTKFVELSNEKRNIKYGFVYTISPLSERELKRLEVKLSNELKANIHLTNEIDPKLIAGIKIKVDDYLIDNSIVNKLNDFKKVVENN; the protein is encoded by the coding sequence ATGCAAGATTTTAATGAAATCATTTATAACTGAGCATATGCAATATATGATCTTACAAATGAAAACAAAAATTTGGCATTAGTTTCTAATGAAGCTGCTGAAATTACAAGACTTTTAAAGAAAAATAAAGATTATTTGTATGTTTTAAATTCTTATGATATTGACGAAAATGAAAAATATCGTCTAATTGATGAAGCATTTTCAAAATACAATTTTTATTTAGTAAATACTCTTAAATTAGCAGCTAAGCAACATGTGATTAAATACATTATTGTAATATTAACAAAATTTGTTGAACTTTCAAATGAAAAAAGAAACATTAAATACGGGTTTGTTTATACAATATCGCCTTTATCTGAAAGAGAATTAAAAAGATTAGAAGTAAAACTTTCAAACGAGTTAAAGGCTAATATTCATTTAACAAATGAAATTGATCCCAAATTAATAGCGGGAATCAAAATAAAAGTTGACGATTATTTAATCGATAATTCAATAGTCAACAAATTAAATGACTTTAAAAAAGTCGTAGAAAATAATTAA
- the atpA gene encoding F0F1 ATP synthase subunit alpha — protein MSLEPNDLSAIIKAQIKHFNEDISKQEIGRVITVGDGIALVSGLSNVEYGELVKFESGVIGMALNLEEDLVGIVVMGDDRNIVENSTVYRTKQVISTPVGNHLSGRVLDALANPIDGKGPIQYEYTRPIFKIAPGVMTRKEVNQPLETGILAIDAMIPIGKGQRELIIGDRQTGKTAIAIDAILNQKGRNVYCIYVAVGQKNSTIAQIVDQLAKHDALKYTTIISASASDSAPLQYIAPYTGITIAEEWMARGKDVLIIYDDLSKHAVAYRTLSLLLRRPPGREAYPGDVFYIHSQLLERAARVNSDYGGGSITALPIIETQAEDIAAYIPTNVISITDGQIFTKEALFNSGQRPAIDIGYSVSRVGSAAQTKLTKKVVSSLKLELAQYNEMLAFAQFGSDLDQATRTVLDHGAKVYELLKQPQYSPYSSIEQIIILFCTKYRLINVIPKEQILKYKTDILNYFRTNPNAINTLRAVSEANDWTNELVEKLYNEIISFNELFVKTIPLYNKDLYQPVPELPWKVCKK, from the coding sequence ATGTCATTAGAACCAAATGATTTGTCAGCAATCATTAAGGCGCAAATAAAACACTTTAATGAAGACATATCTAAACAAGAAATAGGCCGTGTAATAACAGTTGGTGATGGTATTGCCTTAGTAAGTGGCTTGAGCAATGTAGAATATGGCGAATTGGTAAAATTCGAATCCGGCGTTATTGGAATGGCCTTGAATCTTGAAGAAGATTTAGTTGGTATAGTTGTCATGGGTGATGACCGTAACATTGTTGAAAATAGTACAGTTTATCGTACTAAACAAGTTATATCAACACCTGTTGGTAACCATTTATCTGGCCGTGTGTTAGATGCACTTGCTAACCCAATTGATGGAAAAGGTCCAATTCAATATGAATATACTAGACCAATTTTTAAGATTGCACCTGGTGTTATGACTAGAAAAGAAGTTAATCAACCACTTGAAACCGGGATTTTAGCAATTGATGCTATGATTCCTATTGGTAAAGGTCAACGTGAATTGATTATTGGCGATAGACAAACAGGTAAGACCGCTATAGCCATTGATGCAATTTTAAATCAAAAAGGTCGCAACGTTTATTGTATTTATGTTGCTGTAGGTCAAAAGAATTCAACTATTGCACAAATAGTTGATCAATTAGCAAAACATGATGCATTAAAATATACAACAATTATTTCTGCATCAGCATCAGACAGTGCTCCTTTACAATATATTGCACCATATACAGGAATTACTATTGCCGAAGAATGAATGGCAAGAGGTAAAGATGTTTTAATTATATATGACGATTTGTCAAAGCATGCTGTTGCATATCGTACATTATCATTACTATTAAGAAGACCACCTGGACGTGAAGCTTATCCTGGAGACGTCTTTTATATTCACTCACAACTTCTAGAACGTGCAGCTAGAGTAAATTCTGATTATGGAGGCGGTTCAATTACTGCTTTGCCAATTATTGAAACTCAAGCTGAAGATATTGCAGCATATATTCCAACAAATGTTATTTCAATAACTGATGGTCAAATCTTTACTAAGGAAGCATTGTTTAACTCTGGCCAACGTCCTGCTATTGATATTGGTTATTCAGTTAGCCGTGTTGGATCAGCAGCACAAACAAAATTAACAAAAAAGGTTGTATCAAGTCTAAAATTGGAATTAGCACAATACAATGAAATGTTAGCATTTGCTCAATTTGGTAGTGATCTAGACCAAGCAACTAGAACTGTTTTGGATCACGGTGCTAAAGTGTATGAATTATTGAAACAACCTCAATATTCTCCATATTCTTCAATAGAACAAATAATTATTCTATTTTGCACAAAATATCGTTTAATAAATGTAATTCCAAAAGAACAAATATTAAAATATAAAACTGATATTTTAAATTACTTTAGAACTAATCCTAATGCTATTAATACATTAAGAGCCGTTTCTGAAGCAAATGATTGAACTAACGAATTAGTTGAAAAACTATATAATGAAATAATTAGCTTTAATGAATTATTTGTTAAAACTATTCCATTATATAATAAAGATTTATATCAACCAGTACCTGAATTACCATGGAAAGTTTGCAAAAAATAA
- the atpG gene encoding ATP synthase F1 subunit gamma translates to MESLQKIKHRINSVNSTKKITKAMELVATAKFAKIKNQFENINNYYQSVERVFLNLIKNSDQNIDELLNSASWKFKSKRNLYIVFGSDLGLCGPYNSEMYKKITQTVGKEDILIVVGSKLLSLIQKDNSHHIIQILTQIGDNPSYEIAQILSNKIYHVLEISWLKSIKLIYTQYINPIKSEPIVKEIFPISIDTLSNNDNNLAGEESSKSIDPSCFEPNPTVILQNSFSIFFEASIYNALANAKLAEMSQRRTAMEQASDNAQDLINELNVQYNSSRQAKITQEITEIINGSN, encoded by the coding sequence ATGGAAAGTTTGCAAAAAATAAAACATAGAATTAATTCGGTTAATTCAACTAAAAAAATTACCAAAGCAATGGAGCTAGTTGCAACTGCTAAGTTTGCTAAAATTAAAAATCAATTTGAAAATATCAATAATTATTATCAAAGTGTTGAAAGAGTTTTTTTAAACTTAATTAAAAATTCTGATCAAAATATTGATGAATTATTGAACAGTGCTTCTTGAAAATTCAAAAGCAAAAGAAATTTATATATTGTATTTGGCAGTGATTTAGGACTATGTGGCCCATACAATTCAGAAATGTATAAAAAAATTACTCAAACTGTTGGAAAAGAAGATATCCTAATAGTAGTTGGTAGCAAATTATTGAGTTTAATTCAAAAAGATAATAGCCATCATATTATTCAAATATTAACTCAAATTGGTGACAATCCAAGTTACGAAATCGCTCAAATATTGTCAAATAAGATTTATCATGTTTTAGAAATATCATGGCTAAAATCTATTAAACTTATTTATACTCAATACATTAATCCAATAAAATCTGAACCAATAGTAAAAGAAATTTTTCCAATTTCTATTGATACACTATCAAATAATGATAACAATTTAGCAGGGGAAGAAAGTTCAAAAAGTATTGATCCTTCTTGCTTTGAACCAAACCCTACTGTAATATTGCAAAATTCATTTTCAATATTCTTTGAAGCCTCTATATACAATGCCTTAGCAAATGCTAAGCTTGCAGAAATGAGTCAAAGAAGAACAGCAATGGAACAAGCAAGTGATAATGCACAAGATCTAATTAATGAATTAAATGTTCAATACAATAGTTCTCGTCAAGCAAAAATTACACAAGAAATTACTGAAATAATTAATGGATCAAATTAA
- the atpD gene encoding F0F1 ATP synthase subunit beta: MANKKTNENQEIQEEQNPVDESKNSENYGVISKILGSVIDVRFEEGHTPKILNALKIIDEDKKFSNEQILEVAQHVGNDTVRTIAMNLTIGLKRGMKVLDLGSPIKAPVGKEVLSRMFNVLGEPIDQKGGVFKHKMPIHRAAPSYEEQKSTLEIFETGIKVIDLLVPYIKGGKIGLFGGAGVGKTVLIQELINNIAKQHGGLSVFAGVGERTREGNDLYHEMQASGVLEKTALVFGQMNEPPGARMRAPFTALTIAEYFRDVMHQDVLLFIDNIFRFTQAGSEVSALLGRMPSAVGYQPTLAVEMGQLQERITSTNNGSITSVQAVYVPADDLTDPAPATTFTHLDAKTVLDRDIAALGIYPAIDPLASSSRMVDPNIIGLEHYNTARAVQNILQRFKELQDIIAILGMHELSEEDKKVVARARRIRNFLSQPFFVAEKFSGIKGQYIKLSDTIRSFKEILSGKYDELPEEAFLYVGTIDDVIEKAKRLGVNVEK, encoded by the coding sequence ATGGCAAATAAAAAAACTAATGAAAATCAAGAAATTCAAGAAGAACAAAACCCAGTTGATGAATCTAAAAATTCAGAAAATTATGGCGTTATCAGCAAAATTTTGGGATCTGTTATTGACGTTAGATTTGAAGAAGGACATACTCCAAAAATCTTAAATGCTTTAAAAATTATTGATGAAGACAAAAAATTTAGCAATGAACAAATTCTTGAAGTTGCTCAACACGTAGGAAATGATACAGTTAGAACGATAGCAATGAACTTGACTATTGGTTTAAAGCGTGGTATGAAGGTTCTTGATTTGGGTTCTCCAATAAAGGCGCCTGTTGGTAAAGAAGTTCTATCTAGAATGTTTAATGTTCTTGGTGAACCTATAGACCAAAAAGGTGGTGTATTCAAACACAAAATGCCTATCCATAGAGCAGCGCCAAGCTACGAAGAACAAAAATCAACACTTGAAATATTTGAAACAGGAATTAAAGTTATTGACTTACTTGTTCCATATATTAAAGGTGGAAAGATAGGTTTATTCGGAGGAGCCGGAGTTGGTAAAACTGTTTTAATTCAAGAATTAATTAACAATATTGCAAAACAACACGGCGGTCTTTCTGTGTTTGCAGGTGTTGGAGAACGTACAAGGGAAGGTAATGACCTTTACCACGAAATGCAAGCAAGTGGTGTTCTAGAAAAAACTGCTCTAGTATTCGGTCAAATGAACGAACCTCCTGGAGCCAGAATGAGAGCACCATTTACTGCTTTAACTATCGCTGAATACTTTAGAGATGTTATGCATCAAGATGTGCTATTGTTTATTGATAACATATTTAGATTTACACAAGCAGGTTCTGAAGTTTCTGCATTGTTAGGTCGTATGCCTTCTGCTGTTGGATATCAACCAACATTGGCTGTTGAAATGGGTCAATTACAAGAAAGAATTACCTCAACCAATAACGGATCAATTACCTCTGTTCAAGCTGTTTATGTTCCTGCCGATGACTTAACAGACCCCGCACCAGCAACAACATTTACACACCTTGATGCAAAAACTGTTTTGGACCGTGATATTGCTGCTTTAGGTATTTACCCTGCTATCGATCCTTTGGCTTCATCATCAAGAATGGTAGATCCAAATATAATTGGTCTTGAACACTATAACACTGCTAGAGCAGTTCAAAATATTCTTCAAAGATTTAAGGAATTACAAGATATTATTGCTATATTAGGTATGCATGAATTAAGTGAAGAAGATAAGAAAGTTGTTGCAAGAGCAAGAAGAATAAGAAACTTCTTATCTCAACCTTTCTTTGTTGCCGAAAAATTCTCTGGTATTAAAGGACAATACATAAAATTGTCAGATACTATTAGATCATTTAAAGAAATTTTAAGTGGAAAATATGATGAATTGCCAGAAGAAGCATTCCTTTATGTGGGTACCATTGACGATGTTATAGAAAAAGCTAAAAGACTTGGGGTTAATGTTGAAAAATAA
- a CDS encoding F0F1 ATP synthase subunit epsilon — protein METPKIHIIISTPLGIYFDKEASICTFTTTEGQIGIMAGATEFMAALVPSKIMVNFLNSPDSKVFYIDKGIVQFKNNVLSIIVNQIDTKEIELDHKFSPEDQKKYTIIEEVTLKKSILKSQTNNK, from the coding sequence ATGGAAACTCCTAAGATACATATTATTATTAGTACTCCATTAGGAATATACTTTGATAAAGAAGCAAGTATTTGTACATTTACTACTACTGAAGGGCAAATTGGAATTATGGCAGGCGCAACTGAGTTTATGGCAGCCTTGGTTCCTTCAAAAATAATGGTTAATTTTTTAAATTCACCTGATTCTAAAGTTTTTTATATTGATAAGGGAATTGTTCAATTTAAAAATAATGTCTTATCAATAATAGTTAATCAAATTGATACTAAAGAAATTGAATTGGATCATAAATTTAGCCCTGAAGATCAAAAGAAATATACAATTATTGAAGAAGTTACTTTGAAAAAGAGCATTTTGAAAAGTCAAACAAACAATAAATAA